In one Sneathia sanguinegens genomic region, the following are encoded:
- a CDS encoding LysR family transcriptional regulator, whose product MDLNSLKLFYEACKVKSFTKASQNLYISQSAVSIQIKKLEQNLDVQLIERNSKSFKLTREGQSLFKMAKDLFEKVDRMEIAMKRLIDKQNKKIAIGATHNVGEPILPNIVREYLKERPDIELDIFVKNSATLYKYLKEGTLDVILTEDFFIKDDELKIINTEDYPFVVIAPNNIEDYMELKNIFYLKRNNEQNVLYMNKFEEKVGFTIDKQMNVNGSIETTKHLVKMGVGYAVLPYYCVYENLKNKEFKVIYRFIKTYNKFQIMCMKENMTNKIITDFVSFVRNIDIKESLKDIKKV is encoded by the coding sequence ATGGATTTAAATAGTTTAAAATTATTTTATGAAGCTTGTAAAGTAAAAAGTTTTACAAAAGCTAGTCAAAATTTGTATATAAGCCAATCGGCAGTGTCTATACAAATAAAAAAATTGGAGCAAAATTTAGATGTGCAATTAATAGAAAGAAATTCAAAATCTTTTAAATTGACAAGAGAGGGTCAAAGTTTATTTAAAATGGCAAAAGATTTATTTGAAAAAGTAGATAGAATGGAAATTGCCATGAAAAGATTAATTGATAAGCAAAATAAAAAAATTGCAATTGGAGCAACACATAATGTTGGTGAGCCTATATTACCTAATATTGTTCGTGAATATTTAAAAGAAAGACCAGACATTGAACTAGATATTTTTGTTAAAAATTCTGCAACTTTGTATAAATATTTAAAAGAAGGAACTTTGGATGTAATATTAACAGAAGATTTTTTTATAAAAGATGATGAACTTAAAATTATAAATACAGAAGATTATCCTTTTGTTGTGATAGCACCTAATAATATTGAAGATTATATGGAATTAAAAAATATTTTTTATTTAAAAAGAAATAATGAACAAAATGTTCTATATATGAATAAATTTGAAGAGAAGGTAGGGTTCACAATAGATAAGCAAATGAATGTTAATGGTAGTATCGAAACAACGAAACATTTGGTAAAAATGGGAGTGGGTTATGCTGTATTACCCTATTATTGTGTTTATGAAAATTTAAAAAATAAAGAATTTAAAGTTATTTATAGATTTATAAAAACATATAATAAATTTCAAATTATGTGTATGAAAGAAAATATGACTAATAAAATAATTACCGATTTTGTTTCATTTGTTAGAAATATAGATATTAAAGAATCATTGAAAGATATTAAGAAAGTGTAA
- a CDS encoding ClC family H(+)/Cl(-) exchange transporter, with protein sequence MRKHSTWIQIKIQKLFIYFVTGIICGFVISMYKLGIHKMSDIMTKILKYCSKSYLGYLIFLILFVLIATLIYFMNNFDSMIKGSGIPSIYGLIDEKIKFNWKKTLPCKFIASVITVGSGLTLGREGPSVQIGGLVGQAVHSLTKGQKEDKKYFIGSSAGAGLAVAFNAPITGMLFAIEEIYKKTNRKVFLSSAITVFSAILCSDLILGNKPTLHNIPKIAPLGLNIYIYLIILGLLSGLSGALFNTLIISSKTLYKKIKVHSYIKFLLPFVISAVILLIDSRLFGAGEHFFYLALNENASIATLAFFYISKFFLLFIVFGADVPGGSLVPLLVLGSLLGNLYASILYHFGFIDANLIFVFSMMGMCGHFSAIVRSPITAIILVLEMTGGSFDYLLAIAIVSLIAYVLAEGLGIKSFYEDLYDRMLEGLNKGKQEVDIKNN encoded by the coding sequence TTGAGGAAACATAGTACATGGATACAAATAAAAATACAAAAATTATTTATCTATTTTGTTACAGGAATAATTTGTGGTTTTGTGATATCGATGTATAAATTAGGCATACATAAAATGTCTGATATTATGACAAAAATTTTAAAATATTGTAGCAAATCTTACTTAGGATATTTAATTTTTTTAATTTTATTTGTACTTATAGCAACTTTAATATATTTTATGAACAATTTTGATTCTATGATTAAAGGTTCAGGAATACCAAGTATTTATGGGCTTATAGATGAAAAAATAAAGTTCAATTGGAAAAAAACTTTACCATGTAAATTTATTGCCAGTGTTATAACTGTAGGTTCAGGTTTAACTTTGGGTAGAGAAGGACCTTCAGTGCAAATAGGTGGTTTGGTTGGACAGGCAGTACATTCTCTTACTAAGGGTCAAAAAGAAGATAAAAAGTATTTTATAGGTTCATCAGCTGGAGCAGGTTTGGCTGTAGCCTTTAATGCACCTATTACAGGTATGCTATTTGCTATAGAAGAAATTTATAAGAAAACAAATAGAAAAGTATTTTTGAGTTCAGCTATAACTGTGTTCTCAGCAATTTTATGCTCAGATTTGATATTAGGAAATAAGCCAACCTTACATAATATTCCTAAAATAGCACCTTTAGGACTTAATATATACATTTATTTAATAATATTAGGTTTACTCTCAGGTTTATCAGGGGCCTTATTTAATACATTGATAATTTCAAGTAAGACCTTGTATAAAAAGATAAAAGTTCATTCATATATTAAATTTTTATTACCCTTTGTAATATCAGCAGTCATATTACTTATTGATTCAAGATTATTTGGTGCAGGAGAACACTTCTTTTATCTAGCTTTGAATGAAAATGCTAGTATAGCAACATTAGCATTTTTCTATATTTCAAAATTCTTTTTGCTATTTATAGTATTTGGTGCTGATGTTCCAGGTGGAAGTTTGGTTCCTTTATTAGTATTAGGATCTTTACTTGGTAATCTTTATGCAAGTATTCTATATCATTTTGGGTTTATAGATGCAAATTTAATTTTTGTTTTCTCAATGATGGGAATGTGTGGGCATTTTTCTGCAATAGTTAGATCTCCAATAACAGCAATTATTCTTGTATTAGAAATGACAGGGGGGTCTTTCGATTACTTATTAGCTATAGCTATAGTAAGTTTAATAGCCTATGTACTAGCAGAAGGTTTAGGAATAAAATCTTTCTATGAAGATTTATACGATAGAATGTTAGAAGGATTAAACAAAGGAAAGCAAGAGGTTGATATTAAGAATAATTAG
- a CDS encoding bifunctional 2-keto-4-hydroxyglutarate aldolase/2-keto-3-deoxy-6-phosphogluconate aldolase — MKEQILSKIKKNFLVAVVRGTDDDDAYYISKEIIAGGIKTIEVTFSTMYAESAIKKLSKEFLNDPNVIIGAGTVLDDITARIAILNGAKFVVSPHFDSNISKVCNRYSIPYLPGCGSVTEVINALENGADVVKIFPGGILSSNFIKDVHGPIPYANMMPSGGVNIENIQEWIKNGAFAIGIGSALVKQGRDKIKEVTKEYIKKAQL; from the coding sequence ATGAAAGAACAAATTTTATCAAAAATTAAAAAAAATTTTTTAGTCGCTGTAGTTCGTGGTACAGATGATGATGATGCGTACTATATTTCAAAAGAAATTATAGCTGGAGGTATTAAAACAATAGAAGTTACTTTTTCAACAATGTATGCAGAAAGTGCTATAAAAAAGCTATCTAAAGAATTTCTTAATGATCCAAATGTAATAATCGGTGCAGGTACAGTATTAGATGATATTACTGCAAGAATTGCAATTTTAAATGGAGCAAAATTCGTTGTATCACCACATTTTGACTCTAATATATCAAAAGTTTGTAATAGATACTCTATTCCATATTTACCAGGTTGTGGTAGTGTGACAGAAGTAATTAATGCTTTAGAAAATGGTGCAGATGTTGTTAAAATTTTTCCAGGTGGAATATTAAGTTCTAATTTTATTAAAGATGTTCACGGCCCTATACCTTATGCAAATATGATGCCATCTGGTGGTGTCAATATTGAAAATATCCAAGAATGGATAAAAAATGGTGCCTTTGCTATAGGAATAGGAAGTGCTTTAGTAAAACAAGGTAGGGATAAAATTAAAGAAGTTACAAAAGAATACATAAAAAAAGCTCAACTTTAA